The following proteins are encoded in a genomic region of Magnolia sinica isolate HGM2019 chromosome 1, MsV1, whole genome shotgun sequence:
- the LOC131239204 gene encoding pectinesterase 2.1-like, with protein MALSDCMLLMDLSHDRLKDSVSSLDDPTAQSHANVHSWLSGVLTNHVTCSDGLHGSTKSTMMIELDHLMALASTSLAIINAISTSNGEELIGRRAGDFPSWITAKDRKLLESSPNDVTADVVVANDGSGKYKTVQEAVNAAPDNSKVRYVIYVKKGTYKEKVDVGKKKKNIMLVGDGMDSTIITGSLNFIDGTTTFNSATVAAVGDGFIAQDIWFQNTAGPEKHQAVALRIGADQSVINRCRIDAYQDTLYAHSLRQFYRDCSISGTVDFIFGNAAVVFQNCKLIARKPMSNQQNLVTAQGRTDPNQNTGTSVQNCEVIASSDLVPVKGTIPTYLGRPWKEYSRTVFMQSSLGDHIAPAGWLEWSGDFALKTLYYGEYANSGPGAGTSKRVNWPGYHVITDPNEALKFTVGQLIQGGSWLKSTGVAFTEGL; from the exons ATGGCTCTGTCTGATTGCATGCTACTGATGGATCTATCACATGACCGCTTGAAAGACTCCGTATCATCTCTCGACGATCCAACCGCACAATCTCATGCAAATGTACATTCATGGCTTAGTGGGGTCCTCACCAATCATGTCACTTGCTCAGATGGGCTCCACGGGTCCACCAAATCAACGATGATGATCGAGCTAGATCACTTGATGGCCCTGGCCAGTACCTCCTTGGCCATTATCAATGCCATTTCCACTTCAAATGGAGAAGAACTGATTGGACGGCGTGCCGGGGACTTCCCATCTTGGATCACGGCCAAGGACCGGAAACTTCTAGAATCTTCGCCGAACGACGTTACAGCAGACGTAGTCGTGGCCAACGACGGAAGTGGGAAATACAAGACGGTGCAAGAAGCGGTGAACGCCGCACCAGATAATAGCAAGGTCCGATACGTGATCTATGTGAAGAAGGGAACATATAAAGAGAAGGTCGAtgtggggaagaagaagaagaacataatGCTAGTAGGGGATGGCATGGATTCCACGATCATTACCGGAAGCCTTAACTTCATTGACGGAACAACCACCTTCAATTCAGCAACAGTCG CTGCTGTCGGTGATGGATTCATCGCACAAGACATCTGGTTCCAGAACACGGCAGGGCCAGAGAAGCATCAGGCGGTCGCCCTCCGCATCGGCGCCGATCAGTCCGTCATCAACCGCTGCCGTATCGACGCCTACCAAGACACTCTCTATGCCCATTCCCTACGCCAATTCTACAGAGACTGCTCGATTTCCGGCACCGTCGATTTCATCTTCGGCAATGCGGCGGTCGTCTTTCAAAACTGCAAGCTCATCGCTCGTAAGCCCATGAGCAATCAGCAGAACTTGGTGACCGCTCAAGGCCGGACGGACCCGAATCAGAACACGGGCACTTCAGTTCAGAACTGCGAGGTGATCGCGAGCTCTGATTTAGTACCCGTTAAAGGCACGATCCCGACGTATCTGGGCCGTCCATGGAAAGAGTACTCCCGGACTGTATTCATGCAGTCATCCCTCGGTGATCACATCGCACCAGCTGGATGGCTGGAATGGAGTGGAGACTTTGCATTGAAGACATTGTATTATGGAGAGTATGCAAATAGCGGGCCGGGAGCTGGGACTAGCAAGCGGGTAAACTGGCCCGGTTATCATGTGATCACGGACCCGAATGAAGCACTGAAATTCACGGTGGGCCAGCTGATACAAGGTGGGTCATGGTTGAAGAGTACAGGAGTCGCTTTTACAGAAGGGCTGTGA
- the LOC131239197 gene encoding pectinesterase-like: MATINTPLLSSPKRSSPTFKALILVISIATITALAFLAAHQLTITNHFKICNQAHQPSSCRAILSSLATFNILPLTKIKLLQTILEESLPHIEKATMVANSIHRRINDPNQQMALSDCMLLMDLSRDRLKDSVSSLDDPTAQSNANVHSWLSGVLTNHVTCSDGLHGSTKSTMMIELDHLMALASTSLSIISAISSSNEEELIGRRAGDFPSWITAKDRKLLEASPNDIKANVVVAKDGSGKYKTVQEAVNAAPDNSKVRYVIHVKKGTYKEKVDVGKKKKNIMLVGDGMDSTIITGSLNVIDGTTTFNSATVAAVGDGFIAQDIWFQNTAGPEKHQAVALRVGADQSVINRCRIDAYQDTLYAHSLRQFYRDCSITGTVDFIFGNAAVVFQKCKLIARKPMSNQQNLVTAQGRTDPNQNTGTSVQQCEVIASSDLVPVKGKIRTYLGRPWKEYSRTVFMQSSLGDHIAPAGWLEWNGDFALKTLYYGEYANSGAGAGTSKRVNWPGYHVITNPNEALKFTVGQLIQGGAWLKSTGVAFTEGL; encoded by the exons ATGGCAACGATCAACACGCCCCTTCTTAGTTCTCCCAAGAGATCCTCACCTACTTTCAAAGCCCTCATCCTTGTAATTTCCATAGCCACCATCACAGCCCTAGCATTTCTTGCGGCCCACCAACTGACGATCACAAATCACTTCAAAATATGTAATCAGGCCCACCAGCCATCTTCATGCCGGGCCATTCTTTCCAGTCTAGCCACCTTCAATATCCTACCATTGACCAAGATCAAGCTCCTTCAGACCATACTAGAAGAATCTCTACCGCACATCGAAAAGgccactatggtggctaacagcATCCACCGTCGGATCAACGACCCAAATCAACAAATGGCTCTATCTGATTGCATGCTGCTGATGGATCTATCACGTGACCGTTTGAAAGACTCCGTATCATCTCTCGACGATCCAACCGCACAATCTAATGCAAATGTACATTCATGGCTTAGTGGGGTCCTCACCAATCATGTCACTTGCTCAGATGGGCTCCACGGGTCCACCAAATCAACGATGATGATCGAGCTAGATCACTTGATGGCCCTGGCCAGTACCTCCCTATCCATTATCAGTGCTATTTCTTCTTCAAATGAAGAAGAACTGATTGGACGGCGTGCCGGGGACTTCCCATCTTGGATCACGGCCAAGGACCGGAAACTTCTGGAAGCATCGCCAAACGACATTAAGGCCAACGTCGTCGTGGCTAAGGACGGAAGCGGGAAATACAAGACGGTGCAAGAAGCGGTGAACGCCGCACCAGATAATAGCAAGGTCCGATACGTGATCCATGTGAAGAAGGGAACATATAAAGAGAAAGTCGAtgtggggaagaagaagaagaacataatGCTAGTAGGGGATGGCATGGATTCCACGATCATAACCGGAAGCCTCAACGTCATCGACGGAACAACCACCTTCAATTCAGCGACAGTCG CTGCTGTCGGTGATGGATTCATCGCACAAGACATCTGGTTCCAGAACACAGCCGGACCGGAGAAGCATCAGGCGGTCGCCCTCCGTGTCGGCGCGGACCAGTCCGTCATCAACCGCTGCCGTATCGACGCCTACCAAGACACTCTCTATGCCCATTCCCTACGCCAATTCTACAGAGACTGCTCCATCACCGGCACCGTCGATTTCATCTTCGGCAATGCGGCGGTCGTCTTTCAAAAATGCAAGCTCATTGCCCGTAAGCCCATGAGCAATCAGCAGAACTTGGTGACTGCTCAAGGCCGGACGGACCCGAATCAGAACACAGGCACTTCAGTTCAGCAGTGTGAGGTAATCGCGAGCTCTGATCTAGTACCCGTTAAGGGTAAGATCCGGACGTATCTGGGCCGTCCATGGAAAGAGTACTCCCGGACTGTATTCATGCAGTCATCCCTCGGTGATCACATCGCACCAGCTGGATGGCTGGAATGGAATGGGGACTTTGCATTGAAGACATTGTATTATGGAGAGTATGCAAATAGCGGGGCGGGTGCTGGGACGAGCAAGCGGGTAAACTGGCCCGGTTATCATGTGATCACGAACCCGAATGAAGCACTGAAATTCACGGTGGGCCAGCTGATACAAGGCGGGGCATGGTTGAAGAGTACAGGAGTGGCCTTTACAGAAGGGCTGTGA